The window ACGCCGTCGTCGACGCCTACCGCGAGGCCTCCCGCAGCGATCCCGCCCAGGTCGTCGTCGGCGGCGCCGGCCTCTCCGGCATCCAGACCGCCGGCGAGATCGCCGAACTCCGCGACGAACGCAGCGCCCCCATCGACATCAAGCTCGTCGAGGGCCTCGACAGCGTCCTCCCCAACGGCGACCCCGAGCTCCAGGGCGCGCTCCGCAAGCGCCTGGAGAACAAGGACATCGACATCCTGACCGGCGAGTTCATCGGCGAGGTCGACGAGGACACCGTCTACGTCGGCGACGACACCGAACTCGACTACGACGTCCTCGTCTGGACCGGCGGCATCACCGGCCGCGACGCCGTCCGCGACGCCGACCTCGACCAGGACGAGCGCTCCCACCGCATCTTCGCGGAACGGGACTTCCAGACCGACGACGAGCGCGTGTTCGCCATCGGCGACTGCGCCCTGATCGACCAGCCCGGCGACGACCCCGCGCCGCCGACCGCGCAGGCCGCCTGGCAGGCCGCCGAGGTCGCCGGCGAGAACCTCGCCCGCTCCGTCCGCGGCCGGCCCCTGAAGACCTGGACCTTCGAGGACAAGGGCACCGTCGTCTCCGTCGGCGAGGAGGCCGTCGCCCACGGCGTCTCCTACATGGGCTTCGACGTCCCCATCTCCACCTTCGGCGGCCCCGTCGCCAAGAACCTCAAGAAGGCCATCGCCGCCAAGTGGATCAACTCCATCACCGGCCCCGGCACGGCGGCGAAGGCCTGGCCGGACATGTAAACGTACCTTTTCACAACCACCTTTTTACTGCAGGGGGTCGCCTGCGGCGACCCCCCTTGCAAAAACGTGGGCGAAAAACGCTCTTCTCGCTCGGTCGCTGCGCTCCCTCGCGAGAAGTGAACCGCGCCTCGCTGCGCTCGGCGCGGATGCTCGTCTGAGGCCGATTCCGTTCCCGCGATTCCGACGGTTAATCGGTGTTCGCCCCGTAAACGACCTCGAATGGGCGTCTGAGCGAAGCTATCGTCGCCCGTGGACTTCCAGGACGAGCGCCGCGGCCAGTCCGCAGACCAGAACCGCGGCGATGGGCTCGTACGTCAGTCGCGACAGCAGGAACTCCGGGTATGCGTCGTACGTCGGGCCGACGAAGTCGAGGTTGAACGCTGTAGACACAGTGTCGACCTCGGCATCGATATCTCGAGGGGGCCGTGGATGTAATTCGATCAGATTCAGGACCGTCCGCTGTGCGGCTTTCCGCGATAGCAGGAACGTCAGCGTCAACACGCCGAGCAGCGTGCGGACGAATCGCGCATACGCCTTCAGGTAGCGATTGCGTCCTCGCGGCGTCGGCGGCATCTCCGGGCCGGTGGGCCTCATCTGTCGCTCCCTCCATTCCGTTTCCGGGATTCAGCGACGACCGTACACACCAGCCCGGCCAGCAGAACAGCGACGTAGACATCAGACGTGTAGATCATGCCCAGGTATCGGGGGAGTACCTCGTGGAGTGGCTCCGGGATAAGCAGTACCAGTTCGGGGTCAACGAGGTCGGTCACCCCCTCGGATCGGGGCCCGTGATACGAGGGCGGATTCAGAATCGCCCGCCCCACCATGTGGTCGAGCAGGAACGTCACTGGGGCTATCAGGACGAGCGAGCGGACCAGGCGCAGATACGCCCCGACGTGCCGGTACCGACCTTGCGGCGTGGCCGGGAGTCCGTATCTGTTCGGTATCATGGTTTCCGACGCCCCCTGCGCTCACGAGCCTCAAGCGCGAGGGAACAGAGCAGTCCGACAGCGAGGACCGCAACTATCGGCTCGTACGCAAGCCGCGATAGCATGAATTCCGGATACGAGTAATGCAGTGGGCCCGCGACGTCGAACCCGAACCAGTTGCTCACGACGTTGACCTCGCCGTACTTGCGCGCAGCCCACGCCGGGAGGTCGATCATCTCGACCGTCTGATGGGCGGCTTCGAGCGAGAGCAGGAACGTCAGCGTCAGCGCGGCAAGTAGCGACCGGACGAGCCGTGCGTACGCCTTCAGATAGTGATTTCGGCCGCGTGGCATGGGTGGCACGTTCGGACCGGCGGGCCTCATCGGTCTCGGCCCCCGCTTCGTTTCCGGGCTTCCACGATGAGGGTACACGCTAATCCGCCCACTAAAACGGCGACGATCGGTGCCGACGTGAACACCTCTACCAGATAGTCGACAAACTCAAAGTGGAGTGGCAGGCAGCCGATTATGTTGGACGTTGGGCGGCCGACGCCCGCCGCCCCGCTGTAGCGGAGGCCGCGATATGAAGCCCATCGGGAGGTCGGCCCGTCTATCAGCTGGCCGAGCACGAAGATCGTCGGGACGGCCAGGACGAGCGAGACGACGAGGCGTCGGTAGGCAGCGACGTGTCTGTTCCGCCCCCGCGGCGTGGCCCGCGGCTTCGATTTGATGATCCTCATGGCTCTCGACGCCTCTCTCGCTCACGGATCTCCATCGCGACGGTACAGAGCAGTCCTGCGACGATGAGGGCCACGAACGGCTCGTACGTGAGGCGACCAATCAGGAACTCCGGGAAGCCGTGGAAGAGCCACGTGCTCGGATCACCGTCGAACCCGAGATAGAACTCTGAAGGGTATGTACGCAGAATCGCTGGGTCCTGCTGAAAATATCTCATGACCATATACCGCCAGCGGGTCTTGAGGACGTAGAACGAGACGAACAGGGCCGCGGACAGAGCGGGCACGCCGCGAACGAGTGCCTTGACGTGCCAGTATCGGCCGCGAGGCATCGCCGGTGGTCTCGGTCTCGTGGTCGTCATCGTGTGGCCTTTGGTCTCCGCTGTCGGTTCTCCACGATCACGGTACAGATGAGGCCGCCGACGAGGACGGCCAGGATCGGTTCGTACGTGAGGACTCTGACGAGGTAGTCGTCGAGGCTCGCGACGTACGGAACGCCGATGGCGTCCGTCAGCACGGGGTACTTCGCAGACAGTTCGGCGGCTCGCTGAGGATAGTAAATCGGATTGGAGCCTGTGGCGCGCATGAACGTGACGACTGCCTTCCATGTGATGACGAAGTGCGAGAACACTGCGGCGAGAGCTATCGCTCCGACTGCACGCAGGTACGCCCTGACGTGCCAGTATCGGCCACGGGCCATCGACGGCGGTCGCGGTCTGACGCCTGTCATGGTTCTCGATGCCTCTCTCGCTCACGAATTTCTAGCGCGACAGTACAGACGAGGCCGCCGACGAGGAGGGCGAGGACTGGCCAGAACGTGAGGCGAGCGACGAGGAACTCGAGGAACGCGACCGGCAGCGGCGCGTCCGGGTGGAAAGTAAACGGGCCGTGGAGCGCTGGTTCCACTGGGTGACCAAGCATCGGGCTCGTGAATATATTGACGCCGACCATCTCCGCCCACTCGCGGTAGACCATCGGCCAGTTCCTGTAGACGACTGCGAAGCAGATCGTTACCGCGAACAGCACCCCGGACACCGCTCGCTGGTACGCTCTGACGTGCCAGTTCCGCCCGCGTGGCGTCGCCGGCGGTCTCGACGTCGTGGCCGTCATGTCCTCTGCCTCCGTCTCTCCCGAAGCTCCAGTAACACGGTACAGCAGAGCAGCCCGACGATCGCGCCGAGAACCGGTTCGTACGTGAGCATTCTGCCGAGGAGGACGTGGAACGTCTCGTATATTGGCTGATTGTACGTCTGAGCCAGCAAGGGATAGGTCTCACCGACTTTCGCGAGCGCTTCGGGATCGGAGTGCCTGATAATCAGATGTATCAGCCTGTCGTTGCCCCTGATGACCTCCAGCATCGCGTGGCGGTGCCAGTAGAAGTAGATCCAGAACGACACGAACAGTCCAGCACCGAGCATCTTGAGGGCCCGACAGTACGCTTTGACGTGCCAGTAGCGCCCGCGCGGCATCGCCGGGGGTCGAAGACTGGCGCCTGCCATTGGTTGCAGCCAGAACCGAACGGATGAAAAGCTTTGTGACGGACTATCATGCAAGACGAGTGCGCCCCGGCGTCAGATCGACAGCCCGGCGTGCCACGCGTCGGCGTCGCTCTCGGCGACCGCGTCGTCCATCTCGGCGAGGTACTTCACGGCGAGGCTGGCCGTCTTCGCGGCCTTGCGCTCGCCCTCGGTGCGGAACTCGCCGGTGACGCGGTTGGCGTAGACGGTACAGACCGCGCCGGCCCGGAGGCCGTAGAGGTTCGCCAGCGTGAGGACGGAACTGGCCTCCATCTCGAAGTTGAGGACGCCGGCCTCCCGGAGCTCCGCGATGCGCTCGTCGCTGCCGCGGGCTTCGAACCCCTCGAAGCCGGGGCGGGACTGGCCGGCGTAGAAGCTGTCCGTCGAGCAGGTCAGTCCGCGGTGGTAGTCGTAGCCCAGCTCCTCGGCGGCGGCGACCAGCGCGGAGACGACGCGGTAGTCCGCCGTGGCGGGGTAGTCCTCGCGGACGTACTCGTCGCTGGTGCCCTCCTGCCGGACCGCGCCGGTGGTGATGACCAGGTCGCCGACGCTGGCCTCCTCGCGGATGGCGCCGCAGGAGCCCACGCGGAGGAGCGTGTCCGCGCCGACGCGGGCCAGCTCCTCGACCGCGATGGCCGCCGAGGGCGACCCGATCCCCGTCGAGGTTACCGAGATGGGCGTGTCCTCGTAGGTGCCCGTGGCGGTGCGGAACTCGCGGTGGCTGGCGACCTCTTCGTGGTCGTCCCAGGCGTCGACGATCTTCTCGACGCGCTCGGGATTTCCCGGGAGCAGGACGGAGTCGGCGACGTCGCCCGGCGCTACTTCGAGGTGGTACTGCTCGCCGTCGTTCGGGTCCTCGCTGTCGGCGAGATCGCCGGAATCCTCGCTGTCCGCGACCTCTGTGGGTCCGTCGCCGTCCGCTGGCCCGCTCATTCCAGGTCCTCCCGCTCGATGGTCGCCGGCAGCAGGTCGCCCAGCCGGTACTCCGTGACGTCGTCGCCCTCGTCGCAGAGGACCGCGAAGTCGTCGTCGGAGAACTCAGTGAGGGACTGGCGGCACATCCCGCAGGGGGTCTGGCCGTCCCGCGCAGCGGTGGAGACTGCGATACGGGCGAACTCGCGGTGGCCGTCCCGGACCGCCGAGCCCAGCGCGACCTCCTCGGCGTGGAGGCTGTTGCTGTAGTTGGCGTTCTCGACGTTACAGCCCGTGTAGACGGTGCCGTCGGCGGTCTCCAGCGCAGCGCCGACGTAGTACTCCGAGTACGGCGCGTAGGAGGCCTCGACGGCCTCGCGGGCGGCCTCGATCAGCGAATCCATGCCGGACGGGTCGCCCGCGCGAGCCAAATAGCCACCGGCCCGTCGGGCGATCGGCGCGTCAGGCCGCGTCGTCGACGGCCCGCTCGATGGCGTCGACGACCGTCTCCACGAGCGCGTCGACGTCCTCGCTCTCGGCGTAGGCGCGGACGTACGGCTCGGTCCCCGAGGGCCGGACCAGCGTCCAGGAGCCGTCCGGTAGCTCCAGCCGGACGCCGTACTCCGTGTCGACGCCGGCCTCGGGGAACCGCTCGGGCAGGTCCGTCTCCAGTCGCTCCATGACTGCCGGCTTGGCCGCGTCCGGACAGTCGACGCTGACCTTCCGGTAGGGGCGCTCCGTGACGGGGTCGCGCAGCGGATCGAGGCCGTGCTCGGCGACGAGTGCGGTCAGGACGGCGGCGCTGGCGACGCCGTCGATCCAGCCGCCGAAGGCCGGGTGGACGTGCTTCC of the Halomicrobium salinisoli genome contains:
- a CDS encoding NAD(P)/FAD-dependent oxidoreductase, giving the protein MTDNVVVLGAGYAGAGAIKSLEAELNGEASVTWISEQDYHLVLHESHRCVSDPSVQHKITIPVDEIKSPGTDFVQGEVTNVDTDDRVVELADDSEVEFDYLLVAIGSRTAFFGIDGLQEHAHTLKSLDDALGIHDAVVDAYREASRSDPAQVVVGGAGLSGIQTAGEIAELRDERSAPIDIKLVEGLDSVLPNGDPELQGALRKRLENKDIDILTGEFIGEVDEDTVYVGDDTELDYDVLVWTGGITGRDAVRDADLDQDERSHRIFAERDFQTDDERVFAIGDCALIDQPGDDPAPPTAQAAWQAAEVAGENLARSVRGRPLKTWTFEDKGTVVSVGEEAVAHGVSYMGFDVPISTFGGPVAKNLKKAIAAKWINSITGPGTAAKAWPDM
- a CDS encoding nucleoside phosphorylase, coding for MSGPADGDGPTEVADSEDSGDLADSEDPNDGEQYHLEVAPGDVADSVLLPGNPERVEKIVDAWDDHEEVASHREFRTATGTYEDTPISVTSTGIGSPSAAIAVEELARVGADTLLRVGSCGAIREEASVGDLVITTGAVRQEGTSDEYVREDYPATADYRVVSALVAAAEELGYDYHRGLTCSTDSFYAGQSRPGFEGFEARGSDERIAELREAGVLNFEMEASSVLTLANLYGLRAGAVCTVYANRVTGEFRTEGERKAAKTASLAVKYLAEMDDAVAESDADAWHAGLSI
- the cdd gene encoding cytidine deaminase, with protein sequence MDSLIEAAREAVEASYAPYSEYYVGAALETADGTVYTGCNVENANYSNSLHAEEVALGSAVRDGHREFARIAVSTAARDGQTPCGMCRQSLTEFSDDDFAVLCDEGDDVTEYRLGDLLPATIEREDLE